From Salvelinus fontinalis isolate EN_2023a chromosome 37, ASM2944872v1, whole genome shotgun sequence, the proteins below share one genomic window:
- the si:ch211-217g15.3 gene encoding uncharacterized protein si:ch211-217g15.3, with product MFRISVLICISLLVYGNSAKPYKSWDKVAESAVQETLMSEKERVMFDQGLKQVEAPEDMDIPNNDIHPVMATWTNMRGGGGKRQKVEKEVVQGRYSTTEEDMDNLYHPSMEQTHEADLARARSQPEDTFVGMAIQTEPLEEDNTKYYQEAGIDLDNISHLFSGQEDPRHPEQDWDELYHPEMKRGDGRYQVDVPHQGELSAVVAEVKGHSEPEEDRDDLYHGDLPVPVQVNGSGQDRQQSADWPSQRMYREPEEDLDDLHHH from the exons ATGTTCAG aaTTTCTGTGTTGATCTGCATCTCTCTACTGGTTTATGGCAACTCAGCCAAGCCATACAAGTCCTGG GATAAAGTGGCTGAGTCCGCAGTCCAGGAGACTCTGAT GTCTGAAAAGGAGAGGGTGATGTTTGATCAGGGGCTGAAGCAGGTGGAGGCTCCTGAAGACATGGACATCCCTAACAATGACATCCACCCTGTCATGGCCACCTGGACGAACATGAGAGGGGGAGGTGGGAAGAGACAGAAGGTAGAAAAAGAGGTCGTCCAAGGCAGATACTCCACAACCGAGGAGGACATGGACAATCTATACCACCCATCCATGGAGCAGACCCACGAGGCTGACCTGGCCAGAGCCCGATCTCAGCCAGAGGACACCTTCGTTGGGATGGCCATCCAGACAGAGCCCCTAGAGGAGGATAACACAAAGTACTACCAGGAGGCTGGGATAGATCTAGATAACATCTCTCATCTCTTCTCAGGCCAGGAGGATCCACGGCACCCTGAACAGGACTGGGACGAACTCTACCATCCAGAGATGAAGAGGGGAGACGGGCGGTACCAAGTGGACGTGCCTCACCAGGGAGAGCTCTCTGCTGTAGTGGCAGAGGTCAAGGGTCATAGTGAGCCAGAGGAAGACAGGGATGACCTCTACCATGGTGACCTGCCTGTACCTGTTCAGGTGAATGGGAGTGGCCAGGACAGGCAGCAGTCTGCCGATTGGCCCTCTCAGAGGATGTACAGAGAACCAGAGGAGGACCTGGATGACCTCCATCATCATTAA